One window of the Trifolium pratense cultivar HEN17-A07 linkage group LG2, ARS_RC_1.1, whole genome shotgun sequence genome contains the following:
- the LOC123911587 gene encoding protein SRG1-like isoform X1, whose protein sequence is MAGSSVVLAPSVQELAKQGITKVPEQYLQPNQDPVLVSNTTSLPQLPTIDFGKLLCEDVIELEKLHNACKEWGFFQLINHGVNSSLVENVKIGIQEFFNLPMEKKKMFWQTEEEMQGFGQHVALEKEKLRWGDMFLVRTFPLHERHPHLIPSIPQPLRDNLESYSLELKKLFVTIIEFMTKALKVQPNEMLDLFEEVDQSIKMNYYPPCPQPEQVIGLNPHSDGVVLSILMEINEIQGLQIKKDGMWIPINPLTNAFVVNIGDMLEVLTNGIYQSIEHRATVNSEKERISFAAFHTPYKGDIGPAPSLVTPETPALFKTISTEDYVNGYLANKINGKSYLEIVRIQNS, encoded by the exons ATGGCTGGTAGTTCTGTTGTCTTGGCACCTTCAGTACAAGAGTTGGCAAAGCAAGGCATTACAAAAGTTCCAGAACAATATCTTCAACCAAATCAAGACCCTGTTCTTGTATCTAACACAACCTCTTTACCACAACTTCCAACTATCGACTTTGGTAAATTATTATGTGAAGATGTAATTGAGCTAGAGAAACTACACAATGCTTGTAAGGAATGGGGTTTCTTCCAG CTAATCAATCATGGAGTCAACTCTTCATTGGTAGAAAATGTGAAAATTGGTATTCAAGAATTCTTCAACCTTCcaatggaaaagaaaaagatgttTTGGCAAACAGAAGAAGAAATGCAGGGGTTTGGACAGCATGTCGCTTTAGAGAAAGAAAAACTAAGATGGGGAGATATGTTCTTGGTTAGAACTTTTCCATTGCATGAGAGACATCCTCATCTAATTCCTTCTATCCCACAACCACTCAG AGATAATCTAGAGAGCTATTCGCTAGAATTGAAAAAGTTGTTTGTCACAATCATTGAGTTTATGACAAAAGCTTTAAAGGTTCAACCAAATGAAATGCTAGATTTATTTGAAGAGGTAGATCAATCAATAAAGATGAATTATTATCCTCCATGTCCCCAACCAGAACAAGTCATTGGATTGAATCCACATTCTGATGGTGTTGTTCTTTCCATTCTTATGGAAATCAATGAAATTCAAGgacttcaaataaaaaaagatggaATGTGGATTCCTATCAATCCTCTCACTAATGCTTTTGTTGTCAATATTGGAGATATGTTGGAG GTGCTGACAAATGGTATTTACCAAAGCATTGAACATCGAGCTACAGTAAATTCAGAAAAGGAGAGAATATCTTTTGCAGCATTTCACACTCCTTACAAGGGTGATATTGGTCCAGCACCCAGCCTTGTTACTCCTGAAACTCCTGCATTATTCAAAACAATTTCTACTGAAGATTATGTCAATGGATACTTAGCAAACAAGATAAATGGGAAATCATACTTGGAAATTGTTAGAATCCAAAATTCTTGA
- the LOC123911586 gene encoding protein SRG1-like: MAMMKGTSLLVPSVQELAKQAITKVPERYVHPNQDPIVASNTTNSLPQKVPVIDLSKLLSDDATELENLDHACRDWGFFQLINHKVNPSIVENMKIGVEQFFNLPIEEKKKKFWQTPNDMQGFGQLFVVSDEQKLEWADMFYINTFPLYSRHPNLIPTIPLPFRDHLETYCLELKKILVKIIGSMEKALKMKTNELLEFFEDPGQGLRMNYYPPCPQPENVIGLNPHSDSGALTILLQVNEVEGLQIRKDGMWIPVKPLSNAFVINIGDMLEILTNGIYRSIEHRATINSKNKRISIATFHRPQMSRHIGPTPTLITAERPALFKRIGVADYLNGFMLRKLHGKSYIDVVKI; this comes from the exons ATGGCTATGATGAAAGGAACCTCTCTCCTTGTTCCTTCTGTTCAAGAATTAGCAAAACAAGCAATTACAAAAGTTCCAGAAAGATATGTTCATCCAAATCAAGACCCTATTGTTGCATCTAACACAACTAATTCTTTACCACAAAAAGTTCCTGTTATTGATCTAAGTAAATTGTTATCTGATGATGCTACTGAGCTAGAAAATCTCGACCATGCTTGCAGAGATTGGGGTTTTTTCCag CTGATTAATCATAAAGTCAACCCTTCAATTGTTGAAAATATGAAGATAGGTGTTGAACAATTTTTCAACCTTCCAatagaagagaagaagaagaaattttggCAAACACCAAATGATATGCAGGGGTTTGGTCAATTATTTGTTGTATCTGATGAACAAAAGTTAGAATGGGCAGACATGTTCTACATTAACACTTTTCCATTGTATTCAAGGCATCCCAATCTTATTCCTACCATTCCCTTACCATTCAG GGATCATCTAGAGACTTATTGTTTAGAGCTGAAAAAGATATTAGTCAAAATAATTGGTAGTATGGAGAAAGCTTTGAAGATGAAAACAAATGAACTATTAGAATTCTTTGAAGATCCAGGTCAAGGATTAAGGATGAATTACTACCCTCCATGTCCTCAACCAGAAAATGTTATTGGATTGAATCCTCATTCTGATTCGGGTGCCCTTACTATCCTTCTTCAAGTCAATGAGGTGGAAGGCCTTCAAATTAGAAAAGATGGAATGTGGATTCCTGTTAAACCCCTCTCTAATGCCTTTGTCATCAACATTGGAGACATGTTGGAG ATATTAACCAATGGAATTTATCGAAGCATTGAGCATCGAGCAACAATCAATTCAAAGAATAAGAGGATATCCATCGCCACATTTCATAGGCCACAAATGAGCAGACATATAGGTCCAACACCGACTCTTATTACTGCTGAGAGACCTGCTTTGTTCAAAAGAATTGGAGTAGCTGATTACCTTAATGGATTTATGTTGCGCAAGCTACATGGGAAATCATACATAGATgttgtaaaaatttaa
- the LOC123911587 gene encoding protein SRG1-like isoform X2: MGFLPDYYGNQLQLINHGVNSSLVENVKIGIQEFFNLPMEKKKMFWQTEEEMQGFGQHVALEKEKLRWGDMFLVRTFPLHERHPHLIPSIPQPLRDNLESYSLELKKLFVTIIEFMTKALKVQPNEMLDLFEEVDQSIKMNYYPPCPQPEQVIGLNPHSDGVVLSILMEINEIQGLQIKKDGMWIPINPLTNAFVVNIGDMLEVLTNGIYQSIEHRATVNSEKERISFAAFHTPYKGDIGPAPSLVTPETPALFKTISTEDYVNGYLANKINGKSYLEIVRIQNS; this comes from the exons ATGGGGTTTCTTCCAG ATTATTATGGAAATCAATTACAGCTAATCAATCATGGAGTCAACTCTTCATTGGTAGAAAATGTGAAAATTGGTATTCAAGAATTCTTCAACCTTCcaatggaaaagaaaaagatgttTTGGCAAACAGAAGAAGAAATGCAGGGGTTTGGACAGCATGTCGCTTTAGAGAAAGAAAAACTAAGATGGGGAGATATGTTCTTGGTTAGAACTTTTCCATTGCATGAGAGACATCCTCATCTAATTCCTTCTATCCCACAACCACTCAG AGATAATCTAGAGAGCTATTCGCTAGAATTGAAAAAGTTGTTTGTCACAATCATTGAGTTTATGACAAAAGCTTTAAAGGTTCAACCAAATGAAATGCTAGATTTATTTGAAGAGGTAGATCAATCAATAAAGATGAATTATTATCCTCCATGTCCCCAACCAGAACAAGTCATTGGATTGAATCCACATTCTGATGGTGTTGTTCTTTCCATTCTTATGGAAATCAATGAAATTCAAGgacttcaaataaaaaaagatggaATGTGGATTCCTATCAATCCTCTCACTAATGCTTTTGTTGTCAATATTGGAGATATGTTGGAG GTGCTGACAAATGGTATTTACCAAAGCATTGAACATCGAGCTACAGTAAATTCAGAAAAGGAGAGAATATCTTTTGCAGCATTTCACACTCCTTACAAGGGTGATATTGGTCCAGCACCCAGCCTTGTTACTCCTGAAACTCCTGCATTATTCAAAACAATTTCTACTGAAGATTATGTCAATGGATACTTAGCAAACAAGATAAATGGGAAATCATACTTGGAAATTGTTAGAATCCAAAATTCTTGA